In Oncorhynchus nerka isolate Pitt River linkage group LG21, Oner_Uvic_2.0, whole genome shotgun sequence, the genomic window gataagaaaaaaaaaatattaagttGAACACGTGCTCATTATGACAGAATGTTCAAATGAGTTGAAATCAAACAGGTTTTTTTCACCAAATTAAAGAATCTCAAAAAGGCACCGAATTGGTGGAACTACCCAGTTGCAGTAAAAGCTACATCACCACATGGCAAACAAGTAATTGACCACTGAAAACACTACAAATATTTGAAATTTAGttaaactaccaccaagctactgcaacatgtagttaaattactagttgaaTTACATGTACTGGAACTAATTCCCAAAACTGTGCACATGATATCGTACATGAAAATATCTATGACATTTGTTCTTCATTTTCAAGGCTCCAATCAATATACAATTGACATTAACAGAACGTAATATTTCATGGACTTTGGCAATGTGTCCCCTTCTCCTATAATACACAATGACTTTGTTAATATCCATATTGTACATGTTATGTGTTCTGAAGGTCAACTATCCAGGCGTGTCTTTTTCAGGCGTGACTCCTATCCCGCAGCAGTTTGATAGAGAAGGCCAGGTCCACTGTGTAAGCTAGCAGAGTAATGCTGGTCATCACCGCTTCCATGACAACAAGGGTGGGCCCAGTTTTCCTGTCTGTGAACTCTTGGCCGGGGTTTTGTTGCTCCAGGACTCTGGTAAAACACAGTATGGTGGCAACCACATAGAGAAGCACCCCTGTCAGACTGAAGCTTGCCAGCAGGCGGTCAAAGGGCAGAGGGCATCGCCCAGCACAGTCCCCTAGAACCACCATCACTGTACCCAGGGACATTAGGAGACAGAGGGCATACACCGCCCCAGACACCCAtagctgccaacccacagctgcCAACCCTACCCCGGCTCCTTTTACCAAAGCTCCACGGACCTGCTCCACCACCAGGACGATCATCTCACATCCTCCCCAGAGCTGGAGCACCTTGAGCAGGCCGGGTACGCTGGCCATGTAGCCCTTCTGGTCCTGGGTCTGGGTTCGGATGAGGTAGGCCTCGGTTGCATAGGCCAGGAAGGTGAGACACGATGCCAAGGAGGCGGCGATCGGACGGGGCCAGACACCTTCATGACCCATGACCGCCCAAGGAAAGGTGACCGAGGCGCTGAAGGTCATGAGGGCGGCGAGAGCCGCCACAGTCACGGTCAGGTTCTTCCAGGAGATGGGGACCAGGCTGTGGAACTGGATGATGTTGACCACGTGGATTAGGAAGGTGAGGATGAAGAAGAGGCACCAGGTGAGCATGCAGAGGATCCTGAAGGAGGGCTGGTGGGTGTCAGAGGTCAGCTCTGGGGAAACCAGGGAGGCTACCAGGCTGAAGGTGAGGCAACCGGACAGGAGAGCCCACATACGCACCAGCGACAGAGGGCTGGTCAAATCCCTGGCCTCCAGTACAATTACAGGCATGGTGTTGGTTCCCAAACAAAGTCCAAAACGAGAAAGTCCAAAAGGCTGTAGACAGAGATTTAGAATGTTGTAACAGGCTTTGCTGTAGAGCAGAAAATAGGTGTCTTGCTTCCTATATTACTTCTTTAAACCTCAGTTTGGACAAGCTCAATTTCAAATTGTAACGTCTATTACAGTTaaaacagaaatttgcttccaCCTTCCGAAAGGATGTCAACAACCTTAACCAGGAGAATGTACTGCACCAGTATAGATTCAACTCACAAAAACATTTCCCACCAACTGAGAAAAAGAACGCCGTCTTGTTGAGCTCTTTCAGTCAGATGACAAACCCACTTGTACATTTCTCATTTCTGCTAACTCCAAATCCTGGAAAGAACCCTCCGGAAATAGAATATGGTAGGCCCAAAATTAAAGGCCCCAAAAATCACTTAAACCAACAGTTCAGCGCATGAGCCAACGGTCATCTTCACTCTGTCCTGTACCACCAATACCATTCACAATGCAAACACAGTGCAAACCCGATTAA contains:
- the LOC115103829 gene encoding myeloid-associated differentiation marker-like → MPVIVLEARDLTSPLSLVRMWALLSGCLTFSLVASLVSPELTSDTHQPSFRILCMLTWCLFFILTFLIHVVNIIQFHSLVPISWKNLTVTVAALAALMTFSASVTFPWAVMGHEGVWPRPIAASLASCLTFLAYATEAYLIRTQTQDQKGYMASVPGLLKVLQLWGGCEMIVLVVEQVRGALVKGAGVGLAAVGWQLWVSGAVYALCLLMSLGTVMVVLGDCAGRCPLPFDRLLASFSLTGVLLYVVATILCFTRVLEQQNPGQEFTDRKTGPTLVVMEAVMTSITLLAYTVDLAFSIKLLRDRSHA